The genomic region TCCATCTCCACTCAGTTGGTTGAGGGCCGATCGCGCATTGGCACTGCACCCTTCAAAGGCCACGTACATCATACGGGCGTAGTCGTCAGCGACATGTTGCTTCTCGGTGCCGGTAATAGCATCATGGTGCTGCATCACACCCATAACCTCACGGAGACGGCTCAAGTGCTGCTCGAAGAAGTCCTCCTTCGTCGGTGCGATTGCCGACAGCTGTTTGCAGACCTGCAGGAAGAGGTTTCCTTCGCGTTCGTACCGTTTATGCGTCGGTCGGGAAGTGAAGTAACCCGTCCAGAAAGCGTTCGGGTCCGATGCGTAGGGGAAAAAGTCGTCAGATTTTGTAGGCCACTCCACGTTTGCATCGTGCACCGCATTCAAGTAGCAGGAAGGTGTTGAGTAGAACGCATTGACCATCGATCCTTCCGCCTGGCGTGCATTTGTGTACCTATCCGGAGGGAGGCAAGAAATAAACGTAGTTCCTTTTACTTACAAATTGCCAATCGACTTACTTGATCAATTTATCCAAGTTCTTGAACCACATATTAGCATCCTGATAGTGGAAATCTTCGCCCATGGTCAGAATTATGTTGTTCGTCAAGTACGCTTTCGATACGTTCTGTACCGTCTCCAGAAAGAGATCAATTTTCTCCCGAACATTGTTATCCGCCGAGTACGGGCCATCGATTATCGGGTCATCGGTGCACAGTACGTCGAAGCAAAAGCCAGGCGGCGGAGCGTAGATGTAGTAAAGCCCACTGGTGAATAGCTCGCTGTGCTCGAGACTGGCACTGGTTTTCCACATCATTTCCATCGTTTGCTTCGCGATGCGCTCGTTTTTATCCTGGAAATCGAGCCGTCCCTGAAACAGCCCATCGTATCCCATCTGGACGAACAGGGAACCCTGCTCACGCGAGTGTCCGAACGGGTCAATCTGCCAGCCTGCCCGAGGGCGTCCACACTCCCCGAAGGTATCGCTGAGAAATCGCAAACCCCAGGTGAACTGGTCTATCACACTTTGGTAGTGAACCGCTGCCTCATCGTTCATGCTCCACGCACCGCCAACGAACTCGAGACGACCCTCGTCAACCAAGTCCCGCACGGTCTGCTGAAGCTCTTCGGTTTGCTCCTCGTACCATTGCTTCATGAATGCGGACTCAACGAATATAAACCGCCTTGAGCTGTCCCTCGTAAGCTCCTTGATCACCGAGTCGAGAATGTACTGGACGCCTGCCACCTGGATACTGGTCTGACCTGcgcgaaacatgaaacaacattACATTACTACCCTTTGCTGGGGGACACACTGCAACTCACTTCCGTAGTAGTACTGATCGACCGTTTTCAGCCATCCGACGTCATCGTGCGTATGTGCCACGATGTGCACGTTCAGCATGTTCTCTTTAACAACCGGACAAGCCTACCGGGGAAAGAAAGTGGAATCACAGCATCGATCACAGCACCACCTTTCTCACCTCATATCCACATTGCGCCGTACTCTGGAACGCAGCCTTCGCACGCGATCCGCTCGGGTTGGCCAGGATACTTCCTAGACACCCTAGTACCGCTAACTGGAAAAGCAAGTTTCTCGTTCCCATCGTCGGAACAGGAATGTCCGCTATGCTGTTCTTACCGTCCGTGGTGCGACTGAGCAATAGTGCGCTGCCGCTGATAGGGTAATTCCAAACCAGCCTCTACGATAATCGTCGTTTCGTATGGGTGATTTGTTGTGTTGGTGCTCATGAAGACACTCCGGGTCTTATCATCGCAAGAGCTTGGTGGAAGCCAGCAGCCCGCCATGCTTGTCCCAGACGAAAGGTGATGCTTGGCTATCATTGGATGATGGATGGGTTCTGCTCCTTGGCATGAAGAGCATGGAGAACAATTGAGAAAGATTGCATAATTGGTTCAAATTTCTAATCGGCTGATTGCAAGTATCGGCAACTCATTCGCTTCTGTGGCTAAAAAGAGAATTCAGTTTCTATGTAAATAGCACGTTGGCGTTAGTGATCCTGGGCGGTTCTTTCTCATGTAGGGTAACGGATGCTGT from Anopheles bellator unplaced genomic scaffold, idAnoBellAS_SP24_06.2 scaffold00388_ctg1, whole genome shotgun sequence harbors:
- the LOC131214261 gene encoding lysosomal alpha-mannosidase-like, giving the protein MGTRNLLFQLAVLGCLGSILANPSGSRAKAAFQSTAQCGYEACPVVKENMLNVHIVAHTHDDVGWLKTVDQYYYGSQTSIQVAGVQYILDSVIKELTRDSSRRFIFVESAFMKQWYEEQTEELQQTVRDLVDEGRLEFVGGAWSMNDEAAVHYQSVIDQFTWGLRFLSDTFGECGRPRAGWQIDPFGHSREQGSLFVQMGYDGLFQGRLDFQDKNERIAKQTMEMMWKTSASLEHSELFTSGLYYIYAPPPGFCFDVLCTDDPIIDGPYSADNNVREKIDLFLETVQNVSKAYLTNNIILTMGEDFHYQDANMWFKNLDKLIKYTNARQAEGSMVNAFYSTPSCYLNAVHDANVEWPTKSDDFFPYASDPNAFWTGYFTSRPTHKRYEREGNLFLQVCKQLSAIAPTKEDFFEQHLSRLREVMGVMQHHDAITGTEKQHVADDYARMMYVAFEGCSANARSALNQLSGDGVKLDWNYCKTQNISACETTESFENLQVLLYNPLAHSTDDFVRLPVKE